A section of the Lepus europaeus isolate LE1 chromosome 19, mLepTim1.pri, whole genome shotgun sequence genome encodes:
- the IL17C gene encoding interleukin-17C, which translates to MQAGGVLERSRARTHSSEYRPWDRVPCTTEAQILPGILLLTWLPASLAHPGTPLWRGAHAHSWGAPRCYSAEELGSSQTPPHLLARGARWEQALPVSLVSSLEAAGHRRRHKGLPAGPHCPVLRPEEVLEAETHQRSISPWTYRVDTDENRYPPKLAFAECLCRGCISTRTGRETRALSSVQLHQSLLVLRRRPCSRHGSGPPTPGAFAFHAEFIRVPVGCTCVLPRSAR; encoded by the exons ATGCAAGCAGGGGGCGTCTTGGAGAGGAGCCGTGCTCGGACTCACTCCAGCGAGTACAGGCCCTGGGACCGCGTCCCCTGTACCACTGAAGCTCAG aTCCTCCCTGGAATCCTGCTTCTGACCTGGCTGCCcgccagcctggcccaccccggaACCCCACTCTGGAGAGGCGCCCATGCCCACAGCTGGGGGGCCCCTCGCTGCTACTCGGCTGAAGAACTGGGCTCTAGCCAGACCCCGCCACACCTGCTGGCCCGAGGTGCCCGGTGGGAGCAGGCCTTGCCTGTATCTCTGGTGTCCAGCCTGGAGGCGGCAGGCCACCGGAGGCGGCACAAGGGGCTCCCGGCTGGGCCCCACTGCCCAGTGCTGCGGCCGGAGGAGGTGTTGGAGGCAGAGACCCACCAGCGCTCCATCTCGCCCTGGACGTACCG CGTGGACACGGACGAGAACCGCTACCCCCCGAAGCTGGCGTTCGCCGAGTGCCTGTGCCGGGGCTGCATCAGCACCAGGACGGGCCGGGAGACCCGAGCGCTCAGCTCGGTGCAGCTGCACCAGAGCCTCCTGGTGCTGCGCCGCCGGCCCTGCTCCCGCCACGGCTCGGGGCCGCCCACGCCCGGGGCCTTCGCCTTCCACGCCGAGTTCATCCGCGTGCCGGTCGGCTGCACCTGCGTCCTGCCGCGGTCGGCCCGGTGA